The following proteins are encoded in a genomic region of Tenebrio molitor chromosome 7, icTenMoli1.1, whole genome shotgun sequence:
- the in gene encoding protein inturned: MDHNGEEQRRLLLNQNNPVVNSSEEEEWSDDLSEDSYYSDSDSSVPEWESSVHDVTGDLLFVDCHPFVTQNNVDNTKHKEPLQPFSKDQLRRSTRGKFLRLIRRRESQRHSRRYQKSQDALDSSTTKVKFHDSQEGEEKEVILKISDSCRKSDQGALSELLLGVNVGTLSDGSRVMIAGFVPDGEAKHEKNIKIGDWLKSINNIPVTYQNLNGVLDKMRDKHEVLLKLQRVAGVEVTKDPPINELNCQSRFVRELVNFNKDDEQALLDKLRQLPVGVVYLNTDKLSETSAEFEDVVYCYPRPPQKSLLCQSRGIFITLNHLIHDVTKTTPHASSFFHKDQLCHLTYTNSDSKLLLFMFPDCCASLREALLLSKEIIRMFAFLYETLDKCFTLESQLDDFFARFFTRLLNGQAWTTSDTIINRNFQETPSQTCSRQFEEVLPAAPTLHLPNGAYMQVDDALTELEASDYREWNEEPLDCQRLFTILGSALYHCGYLLASHLMYEDLVDVHVYCKQQGFFHLSKTEPVKTLVLWKEVFPYSCNRSETANVKIPFGKRYLLLVGSRKDLLAVIMEAGGCTEPAEDNMGPDAFYVEEAQATLAHIQELGIPELADRWLATNPGPQVTIPETCNKRKSDFLDSLSKSISQHRELKKPEVTSILKRRNSDQTLVAHSSSFFLAEDHCEALSEDSGSQGGHSEVSDDNARKSGRSRYDSDDSDVDDYGDGSQVSNSSFDMSELRQTILSETEDIQPQQLTAGKENVLFYFVQFDSTEGVLVCPPECRLQSQTINGILNSFRKSCHKIHSLFQNTMRFKNMPAQDMAKSVMNKSLIAIKEHGVMFECPFLDDVDNRKNKIKYWVVGRLFYMPHPREVYVCYQDNIPQNIIELAFRIDLSTMN, from the exons ATGGATCATAACGGTGAAGAACAAAGGCGACTGCTTTTGAACCAAAACAATCCCGTCGTGAACAGTTCGGAGGAGGAAGAATGGTCGGACGACTTGAGCGAAGATTCATATTATTCTGACTCAGACAG ttcgGTACCGGAATGGGAGTCGTCAGTACACGACGTAACGGGGGACTTGCTCTTCGTCGACTGTCACCCGTTCGTGACCCAGAACAACGTCGACAACACCAAACACAAAGAGCCGTTGCAGCCGTTTTCGAAAGACCAACTGAGGCGCAGCACACGGGGCAAGTTCCTCAGATTGATTCGCCGAAGGGAGAGTCAGAGGCACAGCAGAAGGTATCAGAAGAGTCAAGACGCTCTCGACTCTAGCACCACCAAAGTGAAATTCCACGACTCGCAAGAAGGCGAAGAGAAGGaagtcattttaaaaataagcgATAGTTGTCGCAAGTCGGATCAGGGGGCGCTGTCGGAGCTGCTGTTGGGGGTCAACGTGGGCACCCTGTCGGACGGGAGTCGAGTCATGATCGCCGGTTTCGTCCCCGACGGCGAAGCCAAACacgaaaaaaacataaaaatcgGTGACTGGCTCAAAAGCATAAATAACATTCCCGTCACTTATCAGAACTTGAACGGCGTCTTGGACAAGATGAGGGACAAACACGAAGTCCTGCTGAAGTTGCAGCGAGTGGCGGGGGTGGAAGTGACGAAGGATCCGCCAATTAACGAATTAAATTGTCAGTCGCGCTTTGTACGGGAGCTCGTCAATTTCAATAAAGACGACGAACAAGCGCTTCTCGACAAATTACGACAACTTCCGGTAGGGGTCGTTTATTTGAACACCGACAAACTGAGCGAAACTAGTGCCGAATTTGAAGACGTCGTCTATTGCTATCCGCGCCCTCCGCAAAAATCCCTCCTCTGCCAATCCAGAGGCATATTCATCACCCTGAACCACTTGATCCACGACGTCACAAAAACGACACCCCACGCCTCGTCATTTTTCCACAAAGACCAATTGTGTCACCTCACCTACACCAACTCCGACAGCAAACTCTTGCTCTTCATGTTCCCAGACTGTTGCGCTTCCCTTCGCGAAGCTCTCCTACTCTCCAAAGAAATAATCCGAATGTTTGCTTTCTTGTATGAAACTCTAGACAAGTGTTTCACTCTTGAGTCGCAACTCGATGATTTCTTCGCGCGATTCTTCACGAGACTGTTGAACGGTCAAGCCTGGACGACCAGCGACACCATCATCAATCGAAACTTCCAAGAGACACCGAGTCAGACTTGTTCGAGACAATTCGAGGAGGTCCTTCCGGCAGCACCGACGTTGCATCTCCCCAATGGGGCTTACATGCAAGTGGATGACGCTTTGACAGAACTGGAAGCCAGCGACTACAGAGAATGG AATGAAGAACCTTTAGATTGCCAAAGGTTATTCACCATTCTCGGAAGCGCTTTGTACCATTGTGGATATCTGCTGGCGTCACACTTGATGTACGAAGATTTGGTTGACGTCCACGTCTATTGCAAGCAACAAGGATTTTtccatctgtcaaaaactgagCCCGTAAAGACTCTAGTGTTGTGGAAGGAAGTTTTTCCATATTCTTGCAACAGAAGCGAAACTGCCAACGTGAAAATCCCGTTCGGAAAACGTTATTTGCTCTTGGTGGGCAGCAGAAAG GATTTGTTGGCGGTGATAATGGAGGCGGGGGGATGCACCGAGCCCGCCGAAGACAACATGGGTCCCGACGCCTTCTACGTCGAGGAAGCCCAAGCGACTCTGGCCCACATCCAAGAACTCGGCatcccagaactggcggaccgtTGGTTGGCGACGAATCCGGGGCCCCAAGTCACGATCCCCGAGACGTGCAACAAGCGCAAGTCCGACTTCTTGGACAGCTTGAGCAAGTCGATCTCCCAACACAGAGAACTGAAGAAGCCGGAAGTGACGTCGATCTTGAAGAGGCGGAATTCCGACCAAACTCTCGTCGCCCACTCCAGTTCGTTCTTTCTGGCGGAGGATCATTGTGAGGCGCTTTCGGAGGATTCCGGGAGTCAAGGGGGACACAGCGAGGTCAGCGACGACAACGCGAGGAAGTCGGGAAGGAGTCGCTATGACTCCGACGATTCGGACGTGGATGATTATGGG GATGGGAGCCAAGTGAGCAACAGCAGCTTCGACATGTCGGAATTGAGACAGACGATTTTGTCAGAAACTGAAGACATTCAGCCCCAACAATTGACGGCTGGAAAAGagaatgttttgttttacttCGTCCAGTTTGACTCCACAGAAGGTGTGCTCGTTTGTCCACCTGAATGCCGATTGCAGTCGCAAACAATCAACGGCATTTTGAACAGTTTTAGGAAATCATGTCACAAAATACACTCCCTGTTTCAAAATACGATGAGGTTTAAA AATATGCCGGCTCAAGATATGGCAAAGTCAGTTATGAATAAAAGTCTAATTGCCATAAAAGAACATGGCGTCATGTTCGAGTGTCCATTTTTGGACGACGTGgacaacagaaaaaataaaatcaaatattgGGTCGTGGG GAGATTGTTTTATATGCCACATCCGAGAGAAGTTTACGTTTGTTATCAAGACAACATCCCTCAAAATATTATAGAGTTGGCGTTTAGGATTGACTTGAGCACCATGAATTGA
- the Diap1 gene encoding death-associated inhibitor of apoptosis 1 isoform X2 — translation MVDTLPSTNHLNSVLSRSPTKIKYEAKGSITEPDNGHKTESASKLDVKLESERLETFKTWKSDAVTPQALAKAGFYSLNPNSDLVKCAFCKAEICRWEDGDEPMEEHARWSPNCPFVKEKQSQSLPHLLRGALPPGQDVCGHGSNEIFPNSVPEGEVVTLLKSMIRSHEDLKTRLESFKDWPKSLKQKPTALAEAGFFYKGIGDQTMCFECGGGLKDWEDDDDPWEQHAIWFPECKFLVATKGREFVEQVQAKLKIQVQVPTSNVTKENENNEEKISKCEQGASASRNDDTKLCKICYSNEKEVVFIPCSHLVSCTECSLSLKTCPICRKRIDGTIRVFPS, via the coding sequence ATGGTTGACACACTTCCCAGCACCAATCACCTAAACTCCGTGTTAAGCCGGAGCCcaacaaagataaaatatgAAGCCAAAGGAAGCATAACAGAACCGGACAACGGCCACAAAACGGAATCCGCAAGTAAACTAGATGTAAAATTAGAATCTGAAAGGTTAGAAACGTTCAAGACGTGGAAGAGCGATGCAGTCACACCCCAAGCCCTGGCCAAAGCCGGCTTCTATTCGTTGAATCCAAACTCGGATCTCGTCAAGTGTGCCTTTTGTAAAGCGGAGATCTGTCGTTGGGAGGACGGGGACGAACCCATGGAGGAGCACGCGAGGTGGTCCCCGAACTGCCCGTTCGTCAAAGAGAAGCAGAGTCAAAGTTTGCCGCATTTGCTGCGCGGCGCGCTGCCCCCGGGTCAAGATGTGTGCGGTCACGGTTCCAACGAGATCTTCCCGAACTCGGTGCCCGAAGGCGAGGTCGTCACGCTCCTGAAGAGCATGATCCGCTCGCACGAGGACCTGAAGACGCGGTTGGAGTCGTTCAAGGATTGGCCCAAGTCGCTAAAGCAGAAGCCGACGGCGCTGGCTGAGGCCGGGTTTTTTTACAAAGGAATCGGCGATCAGACCATGTGCTTTGAATGCGGCGGCGGGCTCAAGGACTGGGAGGACGACGACGATCCCTGGGAACAGCACGCGATCTGGTTCCCCGAATGCAAGTTTCTCGTCGCGACCAAAGGGCGGGAGTTCGTCGAGCAGGTTCAGGCGAAACTCAAAATACAAGTTCAAGTTCCAACTAGTAACGTAACCAAAGAAAACGAGAATAACgaagaaaaaataagtaaatgtGAACAGGGTGCCAGTGCATCGCGCAACGATGATACGAAGTTGTGCAAAATTTGTTATAGTAATGAGAAAGAAGTCGTTTTTATCCCTTGTAGTCACCTCGTGTCGTGTACGGAATGTTCGCTATCTCTCAAAACTTGTCCGATTTGTAGAAAGCGAATCGACGGGACGATCAGAGTGTTCCCCTCTTAA
- the Uba4 gene encoding adenylyltransferase and sulfurtransferase MOCS3 isoform X1, producing MTDEIKALEEEIASIQVTLQEKKARLLQLKSEAPPCPYSDILSSEEVVRYSRQMLMPQISMLGQVALKNSQVLIVGAGGLGCPASLYLAAAGVGDIHIVDYDEVELSNLHRQILHHEGDIGVLKVHSASDKLRDINSNINVVPHHIHASSSIVELITKHAYDVVLDCSDNAPTRYLLNDICVIHNIPLVSGSALQMEGQLTVYHYKNGPCYRCLFPTPPPPHTVTNCGDGGVLGAVAGVVGVLQALETVKILTEMDGVLSGRLLLFDGSGTNFRNVKLRQRVAECAVCGDNPTITTPIDYEQFCGSKAHDKVVDIDMLKDEENVHVQKLDHLLKEGVVVDVRPELEFAMCRLPNTVNLPYARIKTNKGLRELKEIVKSVKKGNADDIFSTYLKEDIFVTVYVLCRRGNDSQRSVKYLRDNFPDSSVKFVNVKGGLHAYSKFVDSTFPVY from the exons ATGACTGATGAAATTAAAGCTCTAGAGGAAGAGATTGCAAGCATTCAAGTGactttgcaagaaaaaaaagcACGACTTCTGCAGCTAAAATCAGAG GCGCCCCCTTGTCCGTATTCCGACATACTGTCATCTGAAGAAGTAGTAAGGTATAGCCGTCAGATGTTAATGCCTCAAATTTCCATGCTTGGTCAAGTTGCACTTAAAAATAGCCAAGTTTTGATTGTGGGGGCTGGAGGTCTAGGTTGTCCTGCTTCATTGTACCTTGCAGCTGCAGGGGTTG GAGATATTCACATTGTGGATTATGATGAAGTTGAGTTATCTAATCTACACAGGCAAATATTACATCATGAAGGTGATATTGGGGTGCTGAAAGTTCACTCAGCATCAGATAAATTGCGAGA cattAACAGCAACATAAATGTTGTTCCCCATCACATTCACGCTAGCAGTTCGATTGTTGAACTTATAACGAAACACGCGTACGACGTTGTGTTAGATTGTAGCGACAATGCTCCTACTCGCTACTTATTAAATGACATTTGCGTAATTCACAACATCCCGCTTGTGTCCGGGAGCGCCCTACAAATGGAGGGTCAGCTCACAGTCTATCATTACAAAAACGGACCTTGTTATCGTTGCTTATTTCCTACGCCGCCTCCACCTCACACCGTCACAAACTGTGGAGACGGCGGAGTTCTGGGTGCAG TGGCGGGGGTTGTCGGAGTCTTGCAAGCACTAGAAACCGTGAAAATTTTAACCGAAATGGACGGAGTCCTGTCTGGAAGATTGTTGCTATTTGACGGTTCGGGAACGAATTTTCGTAACGTGAAGCTGCGCCAGAGGGTTGCAGAGTGCGCAGTCTGCGGCGACAACCCCACGATCACCACCCCGATCGACTACGAACAATTCTGCGGGTCGAAAGCTCACGATAAG GTTGTAGACATTGATATGTTAAAAGACGAAGAGAACGTTCACGTACAGAAGCTGGACCATCTCTTGAAGGAAGGTGTCGTGGTAGACGTGCGACCCGAGCTCGAGTTTGCCATGTGCAGGTTACCCAACACTGTTAATCTACCGTACGCGAGGATCAAGACTAACAAGGGTTTACGCGAACTGAAGGAAATTGTCAAAAGCGTTAAAAAGGGTAACGCGgatgatattttttctacatatTTGAAGGAAGACATTTTTGTTACAGTGTACGTCCTGTGTAGACGAGGAAACGATTCCCAAAGATCTGTAAAGTACCTCAGGGACAATTTTCCTGATTCGTCAGTGAAGTTTGTAAATGTCAAAGGTGGGCTCCACGcttattccaaatttgttgattcCACGTTTCCTGTCTATTGA
- the LOC138135608 gene encoding F-box only protein 6-like gives MGNYFRRVSSSEQETTKKPKKCKMAGPLTFHDVFPVDSYNGLYLNNVYFPEEVVAIILSFVDPKDLLRTALVCKRWCNIIKSDPFWATVYNRHFYKKPKKLPWYVYYCALTTNYFDQNLIKNGNGQEGFRHWKIIMNYGDEFRVEDPPSGSDELPSNVPEFYGKTSCFATSYYECNKLQEISFENNNIMQLILDRYKPHIEVSEWFAGRFDCGCVYNLWCKLYGIRSDKTEKKPFESDHSDAGEVESDEAEEELLCFGPDLHVVEESDEHVEEGYDEHIEEAYEADPDYIPEDDSIHDSISSDEQIEEPLFIKKKEERIEQWAGSSWTKVEFLVKDYPTGVRRIIFQHEGRDTQFWKGHYGSKMAGGVLRILFDTIEP, from the exons ATGGGAAATTATTTCAGGCGTGTGTCATCCTCTGAGCAAGAAACAACCAAAAAACCAAAGAAGTGTAAAATGGCTGGGCCTTTGACTTTCCACGACGTTTTTCCCGTGGACAGCTATAACGGTTTGTACCTCAACAACGTTTATTTCCCTGAAGAAGTAGTGGCCATTATCCTGAGTTTTGTTGATCCAAAAGATCTGCTCAGGACTGCCTTAGTTTGCAAGAGATGGTGCAACATCATCAAATCTGATCCATTCTGGGCCACAGTTTATAACAGACACTTTTACAAGAAACCAAAAAAGCTGCCCTGGTATGTGTACTATTGTGCACTgacaacaaattattttgaccAAAACTTAATCAAAAATGGGAATGGACAAGAAGGATTCAGGCACTGGAAGATCATAATGAATTATGGTGATGAATTCAGAGTTGAAGATCCACCAAGTGGATCAGATGAGCTGCCAAGTAATGTTCCAGAATTTTATGGAAAAACCAGCTGTTTTGCCACTTCTTACTATGAGTGTAACAAATTGCAAGAAATCTCATTTGAAAATAACAACATTATGCAACTTATTTTGGACAGGTACAAACCACACATTGAAGTGAGTGAGTGGTTTGCAGGAAGATTTGATTGTGGATGTGTGTACAATCTATGGTGTAAACTGTATGGGATCAGGTCTGATAAAACTGAGAAGAAACCTTTTGAATCAGATCATTCTGATGCTGGTGAAGTTGAGTCAGATGAGGCAGAAGAAGAACTACTTTGCTTTGGTCCTGATTTACATGTTGTGGAAGAATCTGATGAACATGTTGAAGAAGGATATGATGAACATATTGAAGAAGCATATGAAGCAGATCCAGATTATATACCAGAAGATGATAGTATTCATGACAGCATTAGTTCTGATGAGCAGATCGAAGAACCCTTGTTTatcaagaaaaaagaagaacgaATTGAACAGTGGGCAGGTTCTAGTTGGACCAAG GTCGAATTTCTTGTTAAGGACTATCCTACAGGAGTCAGGAGGATAATTTTTCAACATGAAGGCAGAGATACTCAGTTTTGGAAGGGTCACTATGGTAGTAAAATGGCTGGAGGAGTCTTGAGAATATTATTTGACACTATTGAACCCTAG
- the Uba4 gene encoding adenylyltransferase and sulfurtransferase MOCS3 isoform X2, producing MTDEIKALEEEIASIQVTLQEKKARLLQLKSEAPPCPYSDILSSEEVVRYSRQMLMPQISMLGQVALKNSQVLIVGAGGLGCPASLYLAAAGVGDIHIVDYDEVELSNLHRQILHHEGDIGVLKVHSASDKLRDINSNINVVPHHIHASSSIVELITKHAYDVVLDCSDNAPTRYLLNDICVIHNIPLVSGSALQMEGQLTVYHYKNGPCYRCLFPTPPPPHTVTNCGDGGVLGAVAGVVGVLQALETVKILTEMDGVLSGRLLLFDGSGTNFRNVKLRQRVAECAVCGDNPTITTPIDYEQFCGSKAHDKVVDIDMLKDEENVHVQKLDHLLKEGVVVDVRPELEFAMCRLPNTVNLPYARIKTNKGLRELKEIVKSVKKVYVLCRRGNDSQRSVKYLRDNFPDSSVKFVNVKGGLHAYSKFVDSTFPVY from the exons ATGACTGATGAAATTAAAGCTCTAGAGGAAGAGATTGCAAGCATTCAAGTGactttgcaagaaaaaaaagcACGACTTCTGCAGCTAAAATCAGAG GCGCCCCCTTGTCCGTATTCCGACATACTGTCATCTGAAGAAGTAGTAAGGTATAGCCGTCAGATGTTAATGCCTCAAATTTCCATGCTTGGTCAAGTTGCACTTAAAAATAGCCAAGTTTTGATTGTGGGGGCTGGAGGTCTAGGTTGTCCTGCTTCATTGTACCTTGCAGCTGCAGGGGTTG GAGATATTCACATTGTGGATTATGATGAAGTTGAGTTATCTAATCTACACAGGCAAATATTACATCATGAAGGTGATATTGGGGTGCTGAAAGTTCACTCAGCATCAGATAAATTGCGAGA cattAACAGCAACATAAATGTTGTTCCCCATCACATTCACGCTAGCAGTTCGATTGTTGAACTTATAACGAAACACGCGTACGACGTTGTGTTAGATTGTAGCGACAATGCTCCTACTCGCTACTTATTAAATGACATTTGCGTAATTCACAACATCCCGCTTGTGTCCGGGAGCGCCCTACAAATGGAGGGTCAGCTCACAGTCTATCATTACAAAAACGGACCTTGTTATCGTTGCTTATTTCCTACGCCGCCTCCACCTCACACCGTCACAAACTGTGGAGACGGCGGAGTTCTGGGTGCAG TGGCGGGGGTTGTCGGAGTCTTGCAAGCACTAGAAACCGTGAAAATTTTAACCGAAATGGACGGAGTCCTGTCTGGAAGATTGTTGCTATTTGACGGTTCGGGAACGAATTTTCGTAACGTGAAGCTGCGCCAGAGGGTTGCAGAGTGCGCAGTCTGCGGCGACAACCCCACGATCACCACCCCGATCGACTACGAACAATTCTGCGGGTCGAAAGCTCACGATAAG GTTGTAGACATTGATATGTTAAAAGACGAAGAGAACGTTCACGTACAGAAGCTGGACCATCTCTTGAAGGAAGGTGTCGTGGTAGACGTGCGACCCGAGCTCGAGTTTGCCATGTGCAGGTTACCCAACACTGTTAATCTACCGTACGCGAGGATCAAGACTAACAAGGGTTTACGCGAACTGAAGGAAATTGTCAAAAGCGTTAAAAAGG TGTACGTCCTGTGTAGACGAGGAAACGATTCCCAAAGATCTGTAAAGTACCTCAGGGACAATTTTCCTGATTCGTCAGTGAAGTTTGTAAATGTCAAAGGTGGGCTCCACGcttattccaaatttgttgattcCACGTTTCCTGTCTATTGA
- the Diap1 gene encoding death-associated inhibitor of apoptosis 1 isoform X1 encodes MKFLKKVMVDTLPSTNHLNSVLSRSPTKIKYEAKGSITEPDNGHKTESASKLDVKLESERLETFKTWKSDAVTPQALAKAGFYSLNPNSDLVKCAFCKAEICRWEDGDEPMEEHARWSPNCPFVKEKQSQSLPHLLRGALPPGQDVCGHGSNEIFPNSVPEGEVVTLLKSMIRSHEDLKTRLESFKDWPKSLKQKPTALAEAGFFYKGIGDQTMCFECGGGLKDWEDDDDPWEQHAIWFPECKFLVATKGREFVEQVQAKLKIQVQVPTSNVTKENENNEEKISKCEQGASASRNDDTKLCKICYSNEKEVVFIPCSHLVSCTECSLSLKTCPICRKRIDGTIRVFPS; translated from the exons ATGAAGTTCCTGAAG AAAGTAATGGTTGACACACTTCCCAGCACCAATCACCTAAACTCCGTGTTAAGCCGGAGCCcaacaaagataaaatatgAAGCCAAAGGAAGCATAACAGAACCGGACAACGGCCACAAAACGGAATCCGCAAGTAAACTAGATGTAAAATTAGAATCTGAAAGGTTAGAAACGTTCAAGACGTGGAAGAGCGATGCAGTCACACCCCAAGCCCTGGCCAAAGCCGGCTTCTATTCGTTGAATCCAAACTCGGATCTCGTCAAGTGTGCCTTTTGTAAAGCGGAGATCTGTCGTTGGGAGGACGGGGACGAACCCATGGAGGAGCACGCGAGGTGGTCCCCGAACTGCCCGTTCGTCAAAGAGAAGCAGAGTCAAAGTTTGCCGCATTTGCTGCGCGGCGCGCTGCCCCCGGGTCAAGATGTGTGCGGTCACGGTTCCAACGAGATCTTCCCGAACTCGGTGCCCGAAGGCGAGGTCGTCACGCTCCTGAAGAGCATGATCCGCTCGCACGAGGACCTGAAGACGCGGTTGGAGTCGTTCAAGGATTGGCCCAAGTCGCTAAAGCAGAAGCCGACGGCGCTGGCTGAGGCCGGGTTTTTTTACAAAGGAATCGGCGATCAGACCATGTGCTTTGAATGCGGCGGCGGGCTCAAGGACTGGGAGGACGACGACGATCCCTGGGAACAGCACGCGATCTGGTTCCCCGAATGCAAGTTTCTCGTCGCGACCAAAGGGCGGGAGTTCGTCGAGCAGGTTCAGGCGAAACTCAAAATACAAGTTCAAGTTCCAACTAGTAACGTAACCAAAGAAAACGAGAATAACgaagaaaaaataagtaaatgtGAACAGGGTGCCAGTGCATCGCGCAACGATGATACGAAGTTGTGCAAAATTTGTTATAGTAATGAGAAAGAAGTCGTTTTTATCCCTTGTAGTCACCTCGTGTCGTGTACGGAATGTTCGCTATCTCTCAAAACTTGTCCGATTTGTAGAAAGCGAATCGACGGGACGATCAGAGTGTTCCCCTCTTAA
- the LOC138135607 gene encoding epoxide hydrolase 4-like, whose product MAKDLRIVTVSLWEIIKIHSLTFVFGVWIMCKMSAKWVWDPKSFFTLQQRDTPPACLVDSSLGQHKYVKLKGVKFHYVECGSRDLPLVLLLHGFPDCWLSWRHQIPVLSQHFRVVALDLKGFGDSDKPSSRKTYRIDMILEELQQLIISLGVSSCTVVGHDIGGLLGWCLAHQFPELVDKLVAVSCPHPNVYRTSLHTSSNYRWLNFVQLPYFPEVDALREDVKIISKYHKHLPPHDTYLEAYKYAFCRKEDWTGPLNYFRNLLFIEVAENSRTIQVPVVLITGDRDKFIKLESIVKSTDYCEKFQVKIVDGARHFPHQERHQQFNEILLKSLVKKKSVEDGGLERSASKGIVNRMFGAVSSTVKYGNSVLDTVHKKTNGVVGSIPTINLLSYANIYDRTDS is encoded by the exons ATGGCGAAGGACCTGCGAATTGTGACCGTTTCGTTATgggaaataattaaaatccactCTCTAACGTTCGTCTTTGGTGTCTGGATCATGTGCAAAATGTCGGCCAAGTGGGTGTGGGACCCAAAATCTTTTTTCACACTGCAACAGCGTGACACTCCACCGGCTTGTCTCGTCGACTCTTCCCTAGGTCAACACAAATACGTCAAGTTAAAG GGTGTGAAGTTCCACTACGTCGAGTGCGGTTCTCGCGACCTGCCCTTGGTGCTCCTCCTCCACGGCTTCCCCGACTGCTGGCTCAGCTGGAGGCACCAAATCCCCGTCTTGTCCCAACACTTTCGCGTCGTAGCTCTCGATTTGAAAGGCTTCGGCGACTCCGACAAGCCCTCTTCGCGTAAAACCTACCGGATCGACATGATTCTGGAGGAACTGCAACAACTGATAATCTCTTTGGGAGTGTCCAGTTGCACCGTCGTGGGCCACGACATCGGCGGCCTCCTCGGCTGGTGCTTGGCCCACCAGTTCCCCGAGCTGGTGGACAAACTGGTGGCGGTGTCTTGCCCTCACCCCAACGTCTACAGAACCAGCCTCCACACCTCCTCGAATTACCGCTGGCTCAACTTCGTCCAACTGCCCTATTTCCCCGAGGTGGACGCCTTGCGCGAAGACGTCAAGATCATCAGTAAATACCACAAACACTTGCCGCCCCACGACACTTATCTCGAGGCGTACAAGTACGCGTTTTGCCGCAAGGAAGACTGGACCGGTCCTTTGAATTACTTCAGGAATTTGTTGTTCATCGAGGTGGCGGAAAACTCCAGGACGATACAAGTCCCGGTGGTGTTGATCACCGGAGATAGAGACAAGTTTATCAAGTTGGAGAGCATCGTCAAGTCCACCGATTATTGTGAGAAGTTCCAAGTGAAGATTGTGGACGGGGCTCGACACTTCCCTCATCAAGAGCGCCACCAGCAGTTCAACGAGATTCTGTTGAAGTCTCTGGTGAAGAAGAAGAGCGTCGAGGATGGGGGTTTGGAGAGATCTGCGTCGAAGGGGATCGTGAACAGGATGTTCGGGGCCGTTAGCAGTACTGTTAAATATGGCAATTCGGTGTTGGACACTGTGCACAAAAAGACTAACGGAGTGGTTGGAAGTATACCAACCATCAATCTGTTAAGTTATGCCAATATTTATGACAGAACTGACAGTTGA